From the genome of Geothrix sp. 21YS21S-4, one region includes:
- a CDS encoding TerC family protein, with protein sequence MVDALLQAAPWWAWGGFHAFVFLMLALDLGVFNRRIHAPSMKEAGIWSAVWIGLALIFNGLIFQAEGTQKGLEWLTGYVLEKSLSVDNLFVFVLVFQSFRVDLRHQHRVLFWGVLGALLMRAAMILAGTALLNRFHWMIYVFGGFLIFTGIRMLLTKGSGPDPTQNPLVRAFRRFVPYDEKGGHEHFWSLRDGRRYATPMLLVLITIEVTDLVFAVDSIPAVLAVSRDPFVVYTSNIFAVLGLRSLYFLLAKAMDRFHRLKTGLAVVLAFVGLKMCAAEWVKIPVHYSLLVIAAILAGSIITSLAWPAEQQDAE encoded by the coding sequence TTGGTCGACGCCCTGCTGCAAGCCGCTCCCTGGTGGGCCTGGGGGGGCTTTCACGCCTTCGTGTTCCTGATGCTGGCCCTCGACCTGGGCGTGTTCAACCGGCGGATCCACGCGCCCTCCATGAAGGAGGCGGGGATCTGGAGCGCGGTGTGGATCGGGCTGGCGCTGATCTTCAACGGGCTGATCTTCCAGGCGGAAGGCACGCAGAAGGGACTGGAGTGGCTCACGGGCTACGTCCTGGAGAAGTCGCTCAGCGTGGACAACCTGTTCGTGTTCGTCCTCGTGTTCCAGAGCTTTCGGGTGGACCTGCGGCACCAGCACCGGGTGCTGTTCTGGGGCGTGCTCGGCGCTCTGTTGATGCGGGCCGCGATGATCCTGGCCGGAACGGCGCTGCTGAACCGCTTCCACTGGATGATCTACGTGTTCGGCGGTTTCCTGATCTTCACGGGCATCCGGATGCTGCTGACGAAGGGATCGGGGCCCGATCCCACCCAGAACCCGCTGGTGCGCGCGTTCCGCCGCTTCGTCCCCTACGACGAGAAGGGGGGTCACGAGCACTTCTGGTCCCTTCGCGACGGCCGGCGCTACGCCACGCCCATGCTGCTGGTGCTGATCACCATCGAGGTGACGGACCTGGTCTTCGCGGTGGATTCCATTCCCGCCGTGCTCGCCGTGAGCCGCGATCCCTTCGTGGTCTATACGTCGAACATCTTCGCGGTCCTCGGCCTTCGGAGCCTCTACTTCCTGCTCGCCAAGGCCATGGACCGCTTCCATCGGCTGAAGACGGGCCTGGCGGTGGTGCTGGCGTTCGTGGGCCTCAAGATGTGCGCCGCGGAATGGGTGAAGATCCCCGTTCACTACAGCCTGTTGGTGATCGCCGCGATCCTCGCGGGCAGCATCATCACCAGCCTGGCGTGGCCGGCCGAGCAGCAGGATGCCGAATGA
- the ribF gene encoding riboflavin biosynthesis protein RibF yields MDVWHKALDAAPAAGPVVLTLGIFDGVHAGHRELLRIASNRARALGLRSAVVTFDPHPAVVVAPQSKPKLLMTLDQRLAAFASEGVDLAWVIPFSRSFSELSPAAFLEGLGRVLSPAELHVGKAFAFGRDRSGSVETLEAWGAAHGCRVSTLALRAPDGGRLSSTRIRQALDRGEVAAAKELLGHPYALTGVVVEGDRRGRHLGFPTANLAWEQEQMPAFGVYVTEALLPHQGGSRLGLTNVGEKPTFEGRRLTVETHIPGFEGDLYGGRLEVRFLHRLRGEVRFASVDELRDQITQDVAEGVAWWQARKA; encoded by the coding sequence ATGGACGTCTGGCATAAGGCTCTCGACGCCGCGCCCGCCGCGGGTCCCGTCGTCCTCACCCTCGGGATCTTCGACGGCGTCCACGCCGGCCATCGGGAACTGCTGCGGATCGCGTCGAATCGCGCGCGGGCGCTGGGGCTGCGGTCCGCCGTGGTCACCTTCGACCCCCATCCCGCCGTGGTGGTGGCCCCCCAGAGCAAGCCCAAGCTGCTGATGACCCTCGACCAGCGCTTGGCGGCGTTCGCGTCCGAGGGCGTGGATCTCGCGTGGGTGATCCCGTTCAGCCGCTCCTTTTCGGAACTGAGTCCCGCCGCCTTTCTCGAAGGGCTGGGGCGGGTTCTGTCCCCGGCGGAGCTGCACGTCGGAAAGGCCTTCGCCTTCGGCCGCGACCGCAGCGGATCCGTGGAGACCCTGGAGGCCTGGGGCGCCGCCCACGGCTGCCGGGTCTCCACCCTGGCCCTCCGCGCGCCCGATGGGGGGCGCCTGTCCAGCACCCGCATCCGCCAGGCCCTCGACCGCGGGGAAGTGGCCGCCGCGAAGGAACTGCTGGGGCATCCCTACGCTTTGACGGGCGTGGTGGTGGAAGGCGATCGCCGGGGTCGCCATCTGGGCTTCCCCACGGCCAACCTGGCCTGGGAGCAGGAACAGATGCCGGCTTTCGGCGTCTACGTCACCGAGGCGCTCCTTCCCCACCAGGGCGGGTCGCGGCTGGGCCTCACCAATGTGGGCGAGAAGCCCACGTTTGAAGGCCGCCGCCTGACGGTGGAAACCCACATTCCCGGCTTCGAAGGCGACCTCTATGGAGGCCGACTGGAAGTCCGCTTCCTGCACCGGCTGCGGGGCGAGGTGCGCTTCGCCTCCGTGGACGAACTGCGGGATCAGATCACCCAGGACGTGGCCGAGGGCGTGGCCTGGTGGCAGGCGCGGAAGGCCTGA
- a CDS encoding acyltransferase, with amino-acid sequence MRDLEALRDQHKRRLSWMPWLYFALKPRHRAWAEAWQADVQARLLAQETVRLGTGCFIAPKAAIFGEPGRAVVLGDRCAIAAQAFLHGPITLGNDVSVNAGARLDGGRKGLVVGDGTRIASGAAIYAFDHGLQPDRDIKDQPVRSRGIRIGRDAWIGANAGITDGVQIGDHAVVAMGAVVTRDVPEWAIVAGVPATVVGDRRDR; translated from the coding sequence ATGCGCGACCTCGAAGCCCTGCGGGACCAGCACAAACGGCGCCTGTCGTGGATGCCCTGGCTGTATTTCGCGTTGAAGCCGCGGCATCGCGCCTGGGCCGAAGCCTGGCAGGCGGATGTCCAGGCCCGGCTGCTGGCCCAGGAGACCGTGCGGCTGGGAACGGGCTGTTTCATCGCGCCGAAAGCCGCCATCTTCGGCGAACCGGGCCGGGCCGTGGTGCTGGGCGACCGCTGCGCCATCGCCGCCCAGGCCTTCCTCCACGGCCCCATCACGCTGGGGAACGACGTCAGCGTCAATGCGGGCGCCCGGCTGGACGGCGGGCGGAAGGGTCTCGTCGTCGGGGACGGCACCCGGATCGCCAGCGGCGCGGCCATCTACGCCTTCGACCACGGCCTCCAGCCCGACCGCGACATCAAGGACCAGCCCGTGCGCTCCCGGGGGATCCGGATCGGCCGGGACGCCTGGATCGGCGCCAATGCGGGGATCACCGACGGCGTCCAGATCGGCGATCACGCCGTGGTGGCCATGGGCGCCGTGGTGACCCGGGACGTGCCCGAATGGGCCATCGTGGCCGGCGTTCCCGCAACCGTGGTGGGGGACCGCCGGGACCGCTGA
- a CDS encoding MarC family protein: MPALGPLPTWSFALGVATSLFSVLNPISAAAIFASATAGMDNPALRRSAKKAALTAGAAMLAFALVGQFIFSLFGFTALAMRFVGGVLVLYRAISMLYGEDPRERSTEDEKAEASRKLPEDFAIIPFGIPLVAGPGTLSTVMGMIAGVTWWEYGVVLLAILLNAWIVYLFLRKAPAVFSRLGAIGTKVVNKLMGLILAAVAMQFLINGVKALYIEMQQTPPAAVAVK, from the coding sequence ATGCCCGCCCTCGGCCCCCTGCCCACCTGGTCCTTCGCGCTCGGCGTGGCGACCTCCCTTTTCTCGGTGCTGAACCCCATCAGCGCGGCGGCCATCTTCGCCAGCGCCACGGCGGGCATGGACAATCCGGCCCTGCGGCGTAGCGCGAAGAAGGCCGCGCTGACGGCGGGCGCGGCCATGCTGGCCTTCGCCCTGGTGGGCCAGTTCATCTTCAGCCTGTTCGGGTTCACCGCCCTCGCCATGCGGTTCGTGGGCGGGGTCCTGGTGCTCTACCGCGCCATCTCGATGCTGTACGGCGAGGATCCTCGCGAGCGGAGCACCGAGGACGAGAAGGCCGAGGCCAGCCGCAAGCTGCCGGAGGACTTCGCCATCATCCCCTTCGGCATCCCGCTGGTGGCGGGCCCCGGCACCCTGTCCACGGTGATGGGCATGATCGCGGGCGTGACCTGGTGGGAGTACGGCGTCGTCCTGCTCGCCATCCTGCTGAACGCCTGGATCGTCTACCTCTTCCTGCGAAAGGCCCCCGCCGTGTTCTCCCGGCTGGGGGCCATTGGGACCAAGGTGGTGAACAAGTTGATGGGTCTGATCCTGGCCGCCGTCGCCATGCAATTCCTGATCAACGGCGTGAAGGCGCTCTACATCGAGATGCAGCAGACGCCGCCGGCCGCCGTCGCGGTGAAGTGA
- a CDS encoding glutathione peroxidase, translated as MRPLACLALAAAVSAVAAPAERKVPMSLYDVTLNTLDGKPESLAAFKGKVVLAVNVASRCGFTPQYAGLQKLYTEYKDRGLVILGFPSNQFGAQEPGTAGEIQAFCEKNYGVTFPLFEKLDVKGANQAPVYRFLTAKHGEPAWNFHKYLVGKDGQVIQAFGSRVAPDSPELRAAIEAALK; from the coding sequence ATGCGCCCTCTCGCCTGCCTCGCCCTTGCCGCCGCGGTGTCCGCCGTGGCCGCGCCCGCCGAAAGGAAGGTCCCCATGTCCCTCTACGACGTCACGCTCAACACGCTGGACGGCAAGCCCGAGTCCCTGGCCGCCTTCAAGGGGAAGGTCGTCCTCGCCGTCAACGTGGCCAGCCGCTGCGGCTTCACGCCCCAGTACGCGGGGCTGCAGAAGCTCTACACCGAGTACAAGGACCGCGGGCTGGTCATTCTCGGTTTCCCCTCCAACCAGTTCGGCGCCCAGGAACCGGGCACCGCCGGCGAGATCCAGGCCTTCTGCGAGAAGAACTACGGCGTGACGTTCCCCCTGTTCGAGAAGCTGGACGTGAAGGGCGCGAACCAGGCGCCCGTGTACCGGTTCCTCACCGCCAAGCACGGCGAGCCCGCGTGGAATTTCCACAAGTACCTGGTGGGGAAGGACGGCCAGGTGATCCAGGCCTTCGGCAGCCGCGTCGCGCCGGACAGCCCCGAGCTGCGGGCCGCCATCGAAGCCGCCCTGAAGTAG
- a CDS encoding sensor histidine kinase gives MRLGPLQQHFRSRLRKRTPWAVVLVFAAVFIGLQFVVVPAGLQARHSGTLANALLTPFLVSFAYGFLSPLPWRWSGDDRPRAPFGRGLVQALVFNSAVILLLTALSWLLVRNASLKAEALGLARGAKVGLGSVVLVQLLAGTPLMTIIGAIISFAVITEEEKAAAEARLEEAQWVLLRGQLSPHVLFNSLNGLAELVRQDPAAAEQGILDLSELYRALLRHGDRPKAPLGEERALVQRFLAVEQLRLGTRLAVRWEWDEALDGIEAPPFLLQPLVENALKHGIAPHPGGGEIVISLRREGAGLRLRVVNTGRGMGLVPGTGVGIQNLEARLALAYGSQARFHLRPEGSATLAEVALERLETRR, from the coding sequence ATGCGTCTCGGCCCCCTCCAGCAGCACTTCCGGTCGCGCCTGCGGAAGCGGACGCCCTGGGCGGTCGTCCTGGTGTTCGCGGCCGTCTTCATCGGCCTCCAGTTCGTGGTGGTCCCCGCGGGGCTCCAGGCGCGCCATTCCGGCACCCTGGCCAACGCCCTGCTCACGCCCTTCCTGGTGTCCTTCGCGTACGGCTTCCTGTCCCCCCTGCCCTGGCGGTGGAGCGGGGACGACCGGCCGCGCGCGCCCTTCGGACGGGGGTTGGTCCAGGCGCTGGTGTTCAACTCCGCCGTGATCCTGCTGCTGACGGCCCTGAGCTGGCTGCTGGTGCGGAACGCCAGCCTCAAGGCCGAGGCGCTGGGTCTGGCTCGGGGCGCGAAGGTCGGCCTGGGCAGCGTGGTCCTGGTCCAGCTCCTGGCCGGCACCCCCCTCATGACCATCATCGGGGCGATCATCTCCTTCGCGGTCATCACGGAGGAGGAGAAGGCCGCCGCCGAGGCCCGCCTGGAGGAAGCCCAGTGGGTCCTCCTTCGCGGCCAGTTGAGTCCTCACGTCCTGTTCAACTCCCTGAACGGGCTGGCGGAGCTGGTCCGCCAGGATCCCGCGGCGGCGGAGCAGGGGATCCTCGATCTGTCGGAGCTGTACCGGGCGCTCCTCCGCCACGGCGACCGGCCCAAGGCGCCCCTGGGCGAGGAGCGGGCCCTGGTGCAGCGCTTCCTGGCGGTGGAGCAGCTCCGCCTGGGCACCCGCCTCGCCGTGCGCTGGGAATGGGACGAGGCTCTGGACGGGATCGAAGCCCCGCCCTTCCTCCTTCAGCCCCTGGTGGAAAACGCCCTGAAACACGGCATCGCGCCCCATCCCGGCGGCGGGGAGATCGTCATCTCCCTCCGGCGGGAGGGCGCCGGCCTCCGCCTTCGCGTCGTGAACACCGGCCGGGGGATGGGGCTCGTCCCGGGGACCGGCGTGGGAATCCAGAACCTGGAGGCGCGCCTGGCCCTGGCCTATGGCTCCCAGGCCCGGTTCCACCTGCGGCCCGAGGGGAGCGCCACCCTCGCTGAAGTGGCGCTGGAGCGCCTGGAGACCCGCCGATGA
- a CDS encoding LytTR family DNA-binding domain-containing protein: protein MKPLRVALADDEPLARARLARLLREAGCDVRAELADGAAVLAWLRESHDVEAFFLDIQMPGATGLEVAAELAEGRPGLPVVFVTAHSEHAVRAFEAAAADYILKPVSADRLEKTLVRLREGAGRRGEGPGGAVPRFPVRAGEGHVFLDLRRTSHFEVEEEVVWAWAAGSRHRTSWTTLAEVEAAFPGIELIRIQRHLLLRPESVLGLRPLEGGRVSVRVGEGVDLEVSRSVTPRLKERLGL from the coding sequence ATGAAACCGCTCCGCGTGGCCCTCGCCGACGACGAACCCCTGGCCCGGGCGCGGCTGGCCCGCCTCCTGCGCGAGGCCGGCTGCGACGTGCGCGCGGAACTGGCGGATGGGGCGGCGGTGCTGGCCTGGCTGCGCGAGTCCCACGACGTGGAGGCCTTCTTCCTGGACATCCAGATGCCCGGTGCGACGGGGCTTGAAGTGGCGGCGGAACTGGCGGAGGGCCGACCCGGGCTGCCGGTGGTGTTCGTGACCGCCCACTCGGAACACGCGGTCCGCGCCTTCGAGGCTGCCGCCGCGGACTACATCCTGAAGCCGGTCTCCGCCGACCGCCTGGAAAAGACCCTGGTCCGGCTGCGGGAAGGCGCCGGCCGGCGGGGCGAAGGGCCCGGCGGAGCGGTGCCGCGGTTTCCGGTCCGGGCGGGCGAAGGCCACGTGTTCCTGGACCTGCGGCGCACCAGCCATTTCGAGGTGGAGGAAGAGGTGGTGTGGGCCTGGGCCGCCGGGAGCCGCCACCGCACGTCCTGGACCACCCTGGCGGAGGTGGAGGCGGCCTTCCCGGGGATCGAGCTGATCCGGATTCAGCGGCATCTCCTCCTGCGCCCGGAATCCGTCCTGGGGCTCCGTCCCCTGGAGGGGGGCCGCGTGTCGGTCCGCGTGGGGGAAGGGGTGGATCTGGAAGTGAGCCGCAGCGTCACGCCGCGGCTGAAGGAGCGCCTGGGCCTCTGA
- a CDS encoding nitrogen regulation protein NR(II): MAEPPFIRLSRRGASPATVGGARIAVMYALASGLWILVSDRLLEAMVPDAARRISVGILKGWAFVILTAIILFLMVRRLLGQAVNRETRLHTLIHAIPDLVWVKDADGLYQACNQACERFFGAKEADILGRRDEDFIPPELADTFRRKDREAILADGPTVEETWVTFPHSGERVLLETLRTPLRRGTAVTGVLGISRDITVQDSHIRERARLEGQLHQAQKMETVGRFAGGIAHDYNNMLGVILANADLALYQMAADRPERKYLEDIAKAARHSAELTGQMLAFARQEPAHPVEVDLERAVEGLLGVLGGLVGARIEVRWRPQAGLWPVRVDPTQLERVITNLVVNARDAIPGEGRIGLTARNVALTPKEASAWEGAEPGDYAMVEVADSGSGMAPEVLPHIFEPFFTTKSRGKGTGLGLALVHSIVKQNRGAIRVESEPDRGTTFRILLPRDRAAEGPGEPIS; encoded by the coding sequence TTGGCCGAGCCCCCCTTCATTCGCCTGTCGCGCCGCGGCGCCTCGCCGGCCACGGTGGGCGGCGCGCGCATCGCGGTCATGTACGCGCTGGCGTCCGGCCTCTGGATCCTGGTGTCCGACCGCCTGCTGGAGGCGATGGTCCCGGACGCGGCGCGGCGGATCAGCGTGGGGATCCTCAAGGGCTGGGCCTTCGTGATCCTGACGGCCATCATCCTGTTCCTGATGGTGAGGCGGCTGCTGGGCCAGGCCGTGAACCGGGAGACCCGCCTCCACACCCTCATCCACGCCATCCCCGACCTGGTGTGGGTGAAGGACGCGGACGGCCTCTATCAGGCCTGCAACCAGGCCTGCGAGCGGTTCTTCGGGGCGAAGGAGGCGGACATCCTGGGCCGGCGCGACGAGGATTTCATTCCGCCGGAGCTGGCGGACACCTTTCGCCGGAAGGATCGGGAAGCCATCCTGGCGGACGGCCCCACGGTGGAGGAGACCTGGGTGACGTTCCCCCATTCGGGCGAACGGGTGCTCCTGGAGACCCTGCGCACGCCCCTTCGGAGGGGCACCGCCGTCACGGGCGTGCTGGGGATCAGCCGGGACATCACCGTCCAGGACAGCCACATCCGCGAGCGGGCCCGCCTCGAAGGCCAGCTGCACCAGGCCCAGAAGATGGAGACCGTGGGCCGGTTCGCGGGCGGGATCGCCCACGACTACAACAACATGCTGGGCGTGATCCTGGCGAACGCCGATCTGGCGCTCTACCAGATGGCCGCGGACCGCCCCGAGCGGAAATACCTGGAGGACATCGCCAAGGCCGCCCGCCATTCCGCCGAGCTGACGGGCCAGATGCTGGCCTTCGCCCGGCAGGAGCCCGCCCATCCCGTGGAGGTGGACCTGGAGCGGGCGGTCGAAGGACTTCTGGGCGTCCTGGGCGGCCTGGTGGGAGCGCGCATCGAGGTGAGGTGGCGGCCCCAGGCCGGGCTGTGGCCCGTGCGAGTGGACCCCACGCAGTTGGAGCGGGTGATCACCAACCTGGTGGTCAACGCCCGCGACGCGATCCCGGGGGAGGGGCGGATCGGGCTGACGGCGCGCAACGTGGCTCTGACGCCGAAGGAGGCTTCCGCCTGGGAAGGCGCCGAGCCGGGCGACTACGCGATGGTGGAGGTGGCCGATTCCGGCAGCGGGATGGCGCCGGAAGTGCTGCCCCACATCTTCGAGCCGTTCTTCACGACCAAGTCCCGGGGCAAGGGCACCGGCCTGGGCCTCGCCCTGGTCCACAGCATCGTGAAGCAGAACCGCGGGGCCATCCGGGTGGAAAGCGAGCCCGACCGCGGCACGACCTTCCGGATCCTGCTGCCCCGGGACCGGGCCGCCGAGGGTCCGGGCGAGCCTATTTCCTGA
- a CDS encoding RIP metalloprotease: MKRAPLVLSFAAISLVALKLPGAGFWGPILMLGGLVFLHEGGHFLAAKWMGMPVEVFSLGFGPRLLGFKWRETDVRLSALPLGGYVKLAGFNPEEPGAEDPYGFLQQPFGKRMLFYGGGILANLATTLVLFALVGIHQARITKVQETWTVVEVLKGGSAEQGGLKVGDELRGIGELNFPGAEWEAAVAYIQARPGQPVPFRLTRDGKALELPLVPRAEGGKGRLGFMPLPVPTPLEFRPFQAGDLLTGGRYAVETSGRLTAQVFGFLKRLVTFQARSAEVAGPIGILRQGSRAAEHGWETFLFMCGAISLQLAILNALPIPALDGGHMALLIFEKVRRKELTVDLKERILTGGFVLLASLMVLVIFLDLMKLRK; this comes from the coding sequence ATGAAGCGCGCCCCCCTCGTCCTGTCCTTCGCCGCCATCTCCCTTGTCGCCCTCAAGCTGCCGGGCGCCGGGTTCTGGGGGCCCATTCTCATGCTGGGGGGCCTGGTCTTCCTGCACGAGGGCGGCCATTTCCTGGCGGCCAAGTGGATGGGGATGCCGGTGGAGGTGTTCTCGCTGGGCTTCGGCCCCCGGCTCCTGGGCTTCAAATGGCGGGAGACAGACGTCCGCCTGTCGGCCCTTCCCCTGGGCGGCTACGTGAAGCTGGCCGGTTTCAACCCCGAGGAACCGGGCGCCGAGGATCCCTACGGCTTCCTCCAGCAGCCCTTCGGCAAGCGGATGCTGTTCTACGGCGGCGGCATCCTGGCGAACCTGGCCACCACGCTCGTCCTGTTCGCGCTGGTCGGCATCCACCAGGCGCGCATCACCAAAGTGCAGGAAACGTGGACCGTGGTGGAAGTGCTCAAGGGCGGTTCAGCCGAACAGGGCGGACTCAAGGTGGGCGACGAATTGCGCGGGATCGGGGAGCTGAACTTCCCGGGCGCAGAGTGGGAAGCGGCGGTGGCCTACATCCAGGCCCGCCCCGGCCAGCCCGTTCCCTTCCGCCTGACCCGCGACGGTAAAGCCCTGGAACTCCCCCTCGTGCCTCGGGCCGAAGGCGGAAAGGGGCGCCTCGGCTTCATGCCGCTGCCCGTTCCCACGCCCCTGGAATTCCGTCCCTTCCAGGCCGGCGACCTCCTGACGGGCGGTCGCTACGCCGTGGAGACCTCCGGCCGCCTCACGGCCCAGGTCTTCGGATTCCTCAAGCGGCTGGTGACCTTCCAGGCCCGCAGCGCCGAGGTCGCCGGTCCCATCGGGATCCTGCGCCAGGGCAGCCGCGCGGCCGAGCACGGATGGGAGACCTTCCTGTTCATGTGCGGAGCCATCAGCCTCCAGCTCGCCATCCTCAACGCCCTTCCCATCCCGGCCCTGGACGGCGGCCACATGGCACTGCTGATCTTCGAGAAGGTGCGGCGCAAGGAACTCACCGTCGACCTGAAGGAGCGGATCCTCACCGGCGGCTTCGTCCTCCTCGCCTCCCTGATGGTCCTAGTGATCTTTCTGGACCTGATGAAGCTCAGGAAATAG
- the dxr gene encoding 1-deoxy-D-xylulose-5-phosphate reductoisomerase, with the protein MRRVALLGSTGSIGTSALDVVRAHPGRLQVVALAAGRNRELLKAQCEAFRPACVSVGSKEDADWLRAALSHRPEIHWGAEGLLACALHPDADTVVAAIVGSAGLASTEAALRAGRRVCVANKESLVVGGALMHAAALAGGGELLPVDSEHAALHQLLDGRDRASLREVRITASGGPFREWPLARIQAATVEEALNHPTWKMGPKITIDSATLMNKGLEVIEASVLFGLTADQVGVTVHPQSQVHAMVGFADGSYQLQVCANDMRLPIQYCLLYPEQGPGPVAPYAWEEARTWTFEAPDLDRFPCLALAFDALRAGGTAPALLNASNEVAVAAFLEKRIGFWDIQACNRETLAALSPGPAGSLAEVLDADRAARRHAEGWVRTRA; encoded by the coding sequence GTGAGGCGCGTCGCCCTCCTGGGCTCCACGGGATCCATCGGGACGTCGGCCCTGGACGTGGTCCGGGCGCATCCCGGGCGCCTCCAGGTGGTCGCCCTGGCGGCCGGCCGCAACCGCGAGCTGCTGAAGGCCCAGTGCGAGGCGTTCCGTCCGGCCTGCGTCTCCGTGGGCTCGAAGGAGGACGCCGACTGGCTCCGGGCCGCCCTGTCCCATCGGCCCGAAATCCACTGGGGGGCCGAGGGTCTCCTGGCCTGCGCCCTGCATCCGGACGCCGACACGGTGGTGGCCGCCATCGTGGGCAGCGCCGGGCTGGCCAGCACCGAAGCCGCCCTTCGCGCGGGGCGCCGGGTCTGCGTGGCCAACAAGGAATCCCTGGTGGTCGGCGGCGCCCTCATGCACGCCGCCGCCCTGGCCGGCGGCGGGGAACTGCTCCCGGTGGACAGCGAACACGCGGCCCTCCATCAGTTGCTGGACGGCCGGGACCGGGCTTCCCTCCGGGAGGTCCGGATCACCGCCAGCGGCGGCCCCTTCCGGGAGTGGCCTCTGGCCCGGATCCAGGCCGCCACGGTGGAAGAGGCTCTGAACCATCCCACCTGGAAGATGGGCCCCAAGATCACCATCGACAGCGCCACCCTGATGAACAAAGGGCTGGAGGTCATCGAGGCCTCAGTCCTCTTCGGATTGACCGCCGACCAGGTGGGCGTGACGGTCCACCCCCAGAGCCAGGTCCACGCCATGGTGGGCTTCGCCGATGGGAGCTACCAGCTCCAGGTCTGCGCCAATGACATGCGCCTCCCCATCCAGTACTGCCTCCTCTATCCCGAGCAGGGTCCCGGCCCCGTGGCGCCCTACGCCTGGGAGGAGGCCCGGACCTGGACCTTCGAGGCCCCGGACCTGGACCGCTTCCCCTGCCTGGCCCTGGCCTTCGACGCCCTCCGCGCGGGCGGGACGGCGCCGGCCCTCCTCAACGCCTCCAACGAGGTGGCCGTGGCTGCCTTCCTGGAAAAGCGCATCGGATTCTGGGACATCCAGGCCTGCAACCGGGAGACCCTAGCCGCCCTCTCCCCGGGCCCGGCGGGGTCCCTCGCCGAGGTGCTGGATGCGGATCGCGCCGCAAGGCGTCATGCTGAAGGATGGGTCCGGACCCGGGCCTGA
- a CDS encoding phosphatidate cytidylyltransferase, which translates to MERTTPKMDTKNLAVRVTSALVFGVFFFTLLWFGDRSWASWTYLAIMAATAALGVRELTLMARVRRFNPSLAAGTLVAWGILAHFFLASGNLDPVPLWLIFAAGAPVIHFGALFFDKDLDEALPSQAITWLGALYLGFGLGFQQKLFMLQGTLPKTGSRLILALFIITWFGDTAAYFVGSYFGRRKLAPRVSPKKSWEGAFGNLGGNLLGAFLMQATVCPEWSAVDCVALGLLLGTAGQLGDLVESTWKRSVGVKDSNVGVGIPGHGGILDRVDSLVFAAPVMYAYVHFVHGFN; encoded by the coding sequence ATGGAACGGACCACGCCCAAGATGGACACGAAGAACCTGGCCGTGCGGGTGACGTCGGCCCTGGTCTTCGGCGTTTTCTTCTTCACCCTGCTGTGGTTCGGGGACCGCTCCTGGGCCTCCTGGACCTACCTGGCCATCATGGCCGCCACCGCGGCCCTGGGCGTCCGCGAGCTGACCCTGATGGCCCGGGTGCGCCGGTTCAACCCCTCGCTGGCGGCGGGCACGCTCGTGGCCTGGGGGATCCTGGCCCACTTCTTCCTCGCCTCCGGAAACCTGGATCCGGTTCCCCTGTGGCTCATCTTCGCCGCCGGGGCGCCCGTGATCCACTTCGGGGCCCTCTTCTTCGACAAGGACCTGGACGAGGCCCTTCCCAGCCAGGCCATCACCTGGCTCGGAGCCCTCTACCTGGGCTTCGGCCTCGGCTTCCAGCAGAAGCTGTTCATGCTCCAGGGCACCCTGCCGAAGACCGGCAGCCGGCTGATCCTGGCCCTGTTCATCATCACGTGGTTCGGCGACACCGCCGCCTACTTCGTGGGCAGCTACTTCGGCCGCCGCAAGCTGGCGCCCCGGGTGAGCCCCAAGAAGAGCTGGGAGGGCGCCTTCGGCAACCTCGGCGGCAACCTGCTCGGCGCCTTCCTGATGCAGGCGACGGTCTGCCCGGAGTGGTCCGCGGTGGACTGCGTCGCCCTGGGCCTTCTCCTGGGCACCGCCGGCCAGTTGGGAGACCTGGTGGAGAGCACCTGGAAGCGGAGCGTGGGCGTGAAGGACTCCAACGTCGGCGTGGGGATCCCCGGCCACGGCGGCATCCTCGACCGGGTGGACAGCCTGGTGTTCGCGGCGCCCGTGATGTACGCCTACGTCCACTTCGTGCACGGGTTCAACTGA